The nucleotide window AGCCCAAACCAATCCTAATGTTGCAGGGGGatgtgctcagggctgagccccagggcacagctacACTCCACAGGGCACTGAACAGAgggcaggggtgcagggatAACACCCACTGCCAGCAGTGGGGTGGGAGAAATCCCCTTCCCAGGAGGGAATCAGGGATCTGCTGCGGGTTCTTCACCCTCAaacccagctccttccccacccaatcccaggctgcagctcttgggaagctcccagctctcagctgttGGGGCTGAGGGTGGGTTGGGGATCCTGGACATCATTGACATGGTTAAGGGCCAGAGCATTGCTGGACCCTCAGTGCCCTCCTGGACAGAGAGATTTTTGTTGAAATCCTCAAGCCACATCCTCAGAAAAAGGAGATGAGCCTGGAGGACACATCCTGCTCAATGCTGAGGATTAAGTGTCCACTGAAACCCCACAGAGATGTCACAATCTCTGGGGGATGTTTGAGATGATTTTGTCAGACACAAACATTGACTCCCAACTGTGCTGAGCTAAAAGCACCCCAAAAGTAGCcatttctgaagaaaatcaCCAGatcaatttgaaaaatatttttttccttcacaattttaaacaaaacaaaagttaaaAGGTAAGGATTTGCTCCAGCTGAGGAGCTCAAAAGGAACACTGAGGGTTTGGGACACACAGTACTCACCATGGAAAACAAGGCAAACAAGGGTGAGAAAAGCAAGTATTAATTGGATTAAAATAGTTTGGTGGATGTTTTTAGCAGCCTCTTAGAAAAACAGCTGTAATAAATCATTGGTGCAGATCAAGAACTCTACAGAGTTTGGCCAGAACATCTTGCACCAGCTCCAAGTATTCTTTTGAAAAGGACTTTATTGAGCTTTAACCCCCACTGCCAAGCAGTCAGAGCCAGGAACAAATCCTGGCAGTGTGAAATCCCACCTGGAGCAAACCCtcaaatcctgcctgtccctaCTGAGCTGTGCCAAAACAGGGAGTTTCCCACATCAGTCCTTGCTGTCCCACTCCTGCCCGAGGGGAGGGGGAACAGGGACTTGGCAGTGCTTGACTGTTAATGGCCAAAACATGGGGAATTTCCAAAGGGAGGATGGTCCAGGGTGTCTGAGTGCCCATGGGGATGATGTTCCAGCCTGGATGGGCTCTTGAGTGCCTGCCAGCAGTGACCCATGGCtaaggatgatgatgatgatgcccATGTTTGCTCCCAGTGGACCCTGTCTGGATGCCCAGGTGGGTGAGGATGAacatggtgatgatgatgataatgatgaaGTTCATGTTTATTCCCCACAGACCCCACCTGACCCCTCAGCTCCACTCTTTGCAGCTCAGGTCACACCATGAACTGGCTGACCTGGAAAGGCTCCCAGTGGGTTTCACAGCCCCATCCTCTGTCACCATTCACACAATCTCTGCTCACTGCATTTCTCCTGAGTCTTCCCACCAAACCCCAGGGATTTTGCCTTTCTCAAGAGGTGGGGATTCAGCAGGCTGCTTCCAGCCCTGACATCCTCACCCTGAGCCTTGGCACTACTCAAGCAGCGTGCTGTTCCcaccagagctggggctgttctggCATCAAAACCCTCCATCCTGATCTTGGATAACTCCAAGATGTTCTTTTGTTGAAGTCTCCAGCCCTCAGCCATCCTCAGGTGTGCAAAGGCAGGAGGAATGGCCCCACAGCAGAGTGCAGGGACACATATGTCCCCTCAAGTGGCACCACAAAGCCCAATATTCCCATGCCAGGCCTGAGAATGAACCTGGACCCTCCACCAGGTGCCTGGTGGTTTCTCCAGGGCAGATGGGAGTAtgtggctccagctgctgggatgaCAGCcatttgtttgggtttctcCTTCAAAACTACCACTCAATGTTTTCTTCCCTCGGTTTTCTCCTTATCCAAGAGACTTTCCCATACCCTGTGAGGACACCCTGCTCAGAGATCACAGCACCACAGCTTGGGAGCTAAACTTTATTTGTGCCATGGGTGATGGAAAAGTCAAGCTTTGACTTTTTTCTGAGCCTCTTttgccctgttcctgctgcatcctggtgctcctgctccctcagctgACCTGGTAACACTTCATCAGCTCCACCACCATCCTCTCCTCCTCAGTTTCCTTTTCCAAGTGGGTCTCCATGGCATGGgtttccctgcctgcctcacAGCTGGCTGGGCTGCCAGGCTGGCCAGCAGCCTGacaatccctgctctgcagcttcctgaacaaatcctggctgctctccttcTCTGCCTGGCTCAGGAGAGCCACGTTCAGCCCGAAGCGCCCGGTGCCcgccaggctctgcaggacctgCAGGATGGCTCTTCTGTCTCCAGGACAGATGTGCTCTGCCAAAACTGTCAGGAATTCCCCCAGGAGGCCAAAGCCCACATCAGCCTGGAAGATCCTGCCCAAGGCCTCCCCTCCAAGCTCCAGCAAAAACTGGTATTTCTCTGTCCCACTTTGGAAGCATCTGCGCCAATCTCTGTGAAATTCCGCAGCGgtcctgggcagctgctccagctcctgaagGACAAAGGAGACACTCAgatccttttgttttgttcccaCTTGAAGACTTTGATCCCCTCACTCTGATCAGCCCATGGACCACTGAGATGTTTTTACCAGGGGCTTTGGCAGCacgaggagctgctgagggggaaaaggggaagacAAGGAAATGCCAGGTGCCTTTAACCCTGAGAAACAGGGAActgcagggggaaaagggaagtgTGGAGCTGTGACACCCAGTGTGAACACAGATGGTTGTGGAGTGACCCCAACCCCAACCAGAGTCAGActctctgcccagcctggatgcaccagcactgcctgggaagGGATCTCAAGGAGATCAGGGCAGGGAACACTCTGAGCACTGAGAGGAAAAACCAGGGAGTGGCAGAGGAAAGGTGGGAGATGCAAACCCCAGAAAATGTGCTGGCACCAGCTGGCATTGGTGGGtctgtggcagagcagaggctgaaaGCTGAGCTCCAAGTGGCATTCCCAGGTAAAGGAAATCCCATTTTATACCAGCTCTAATTAACTGCTGAGCCCATCCCCACTGGGGCACCGACACACAGGCAGAAGGAAGAGGCAAATGTGCAGCTTTTCTACAGCCAAGGAACAAAGCAAAGTGACATCTTATAATAAGCACAGGTCAATGAAATCCAGCATCATAAACAATCCTTGGGATTGTTTATAAGGCAATCCATGAAATTGCCTCATCGTGGGAAACATCCATGGGAACATCCAGTAAccaggacactgcagggtgGACagagcccatggcaggggcaggactGAGGGACTCCAATCACAAATGACCTGGACAGAAAATGTCCTGTCCCTTTTTCCCACCAGTGAGGGACTCAGTGAGCTCGTCAGGCTCAGTCAGGATTaacccatcccagcccagggaacctctgcagccagaggctgctccaggcaggatcCTGGTGCACAGTCCTgactgctgggagctgggagctaCTCCCAGCCAGTGGGGCAGCTCCCACAGACTGTTCCTGGCCACcatggggggcacagggagctctgggtcCAGGCTGGGCAGCCAGGCCTCCATtcccacagggatggagcagacTGTTCTTGAAGGGGCCCAGCTTGACCCCAAGCTGATCCAAGCCCTGATATTCCAGGGGCCTGGGAGTGCTGGCTTGCACCCAGGGTGAGCCCTGAGCAACTCTTGCATTCCAATTAACACCCAGATGAGTTCTGAGCCATTTCCATCTGTGGATGAggcccctgcagcctctccctcaCCTGTGGGATCTCCACAGTGCGGGTGGGTGCTGCcttggctggggctgcacagggatTCCACAGCACATTcctcctctgtcccagcctgtccttcTTCTCCAGAGGCTTCAAGTGTGAGGCCAGCACAATCTCCCTAAAGGGAACAGGGATAGGAGGGACACATGGCAAGAGAAAACACTGAGCCAGTTTCTGATTTTGGACTGGATGGATCACCCAGAGGTGCTGGCCCCACCAATACAAGGATAAACCAGCTTAAAATCCCCCGGGGATCCCATCACAGGGACTGGCAAGATATCTGGGGGAGAACCCACTTGAAAGTGTTTTCCTGCCCCTCAGGGAGCAGGTGGCATGGGGGAATGAGACAGCTGTGAATCCATGAATGGAACTTGACCTGGTCCCAGAAAGCCTCCCAAGTGTGGTCAGAGTCCTGGAGCTACCTCTGGATCCTCAATGCCAATGGACAAGGAGCCCCAGATGGTTCCACAGGGAATCCAGGAGTTGGGAGTGTCTAAcactgcccagcagagcagccctggcaccccaaCCTGCTCACAAGCCCTGGACAAAGCAGCGAGAGGccagggagcaggaacaggCTGGGAAGGGCACAAGGGACACTGTCACTCTCTGCTTCTGCATTCCCAGCATGGCCTGGGGGTCCGGCGAGAGACCGGCCACGGCGCAGGGACAGATCTCAGCCTGAGGAGTTTTGGGACAGATCTCAGCCACGGGCGAGTGTCCGTGCCCGCGGGCTCTGTCCGAGGGGCTGCTCCGGGCATCCCGAGGCTGCTGCCCCTCGAGTCCCTCAAGAGCATCAGCTCCGAGCTCAGACCCCGAGGGGTCCCCGAGCCCCCAGACGAGttcccggccccgccgggcccctCGGGCCGGTCCCCGAGCCCCGGACCTGAACTGGCCGTAGTCGGGGACGCCCTGGCGCAGCGCCCGCAGCTTGGCCTCGCCctcccgctgccgccgctcgTCCTCCGCCAGCGCCGCCCGCAGCTCCCGCTGCAGCGCCGGGAGAGCTCCGGCCGGATCCATCCCCGGATCCATGGCCGGGTCCATCCCCGGATCCATCCCCGGATCCACCCCCGGATCCACCCCCGGGCACCGCCGCCACCTGCGGGCACAGGGACCGCTCCTGTcctgacagccctgcctgcGATGACTTCGCGGACCCACTTCTGTCACAACAGCGCTGCCAGGACTGACCCGACAACCCCGATCTTATCGTGACAGTCCTGAGCTGCGGTCCCCCACTGTGACAGCCTAAAGGCCGCGCACGTGGGTGGCAGCTGGGAACCTCTCCCCTATCGCGATACCCAGGCCCTGACACACCGCCTGCCCCGGGACCCCTTGCTCTGTTTCGACAGCCCCGCGGGCTGACAAACACTTGGCCCCACGGCCGCTCTCTCTATCGCGACAGTCCGGCCCACGCCGCTGGAGCGCCGGGGCCGCGGAAGGTCCCCGGGGCTGACCCGGCCGCGCCTGACAGaaccggccccgccgccccgctcgGCCCGCGGCCCCCGGGACCCTCCGGAACCGGAACCGGCTCCGACCCGGCCCGGACCCACCCGGCGCTTCTCCGGTGGGCGCGGCGctggcggcgggcgcggggcgctCTGTCGCGACAGGCGGCGAGGGCAGCCCGGGGGCCTTcgggagcggcggcgccggAGAGAGCagcggcgggagcggagccggggcaggtgagggagagggagagcggggccggggccgtgctgggcCGGGACTGGGGTTGGGTCTGGGTCTGGGTCtggggcagggccgggccccCGGGTGCCACGGGCCCTGAGCGGGTTCGGTCAGTGGCCCCCGGTCTCTGTGCCCCCACCGACCCTCTTCCCGCTCCCCAGCATGGACACCGACCTGTACGACGAGTTTGGGAACTACATCGGGCCCGAGTTGGACTCGGACGATGACGACGACGAGCTGGGCCGAGAGTCCAAAGACCTGGACGAGGTGAGTGCGGAGGAGGGGCAGCGACccccggggcgggcggggctcGTCCTGCCCCGGCCCTGAGCGGGGACGGGCccgcggctgctgctgccccgtGCGgggcctggggacactgagcagtgCCGGGCTCTGGATGCCGAGGGTCGGAGTGGGCCTGGTGTTTAAAGAATTTACAAAACCTGTTCCTGGGGTAAGGAGAGAGTTCTTGCTGGACTCgcggtgggagctgggagctggtttCGGTGTCAGTCCCGTGGAGGGCCCGTGCCCCTTCGGGAGCCCCtcaggagggagctgagctgccccaggaggCGGATCCTCGCCGGGGGAGGCAGAGCAAGACCCACGGACACGGGGGGCAGACGGGCTGCTGTTGTGTTACCCGGGTGTGGTTCTTGCATTGTGCTGTGTGTGGGTCGCTGCACATCCAGGGGCTGTTCCTGGCCCAGGTGCTGTGGGAAGAGCTgcactgctcctccagcagctgctcccagagcacctctctgggtgctggggctgcactgggggtCCCTTGCTTGGGGGTGACCCCAGGCTTGTCCCCTCGGGGggctccacagcagctgagggtgAGCCTTGGTTGCAGCTGGAGgatgatgacgatgatgatgaCATGGGGGAGCACGATGAGGAGCACCCCGGGATGGAGGTGGTGCTGCACGAGGACAAGAAGTACTACCCCACAGCAGAGGAGGTGTATGGGCCTGAGGTGGAGACCATCGTGCAGGAGGAGGACACACAGCCACTCACTGGtgagtggggagggaggaggaggatctCAATGGATctttggaaaagggaaataatatTCCCTTCTGTCCTGCCCCCTTTGGAGTCCCCTCATAACCTCAGGAACTCTGCCTAGTGTGTGCAGATTTGGGtacttgtgatttttttcaaatccaAACAAACATATCTTTGGAAGAACAGGAAACAGTAGAGCCAAGAAGGctatttaaaggaaaagtaAATGCATTTAAGTGATTGATTCCTATattctggaatggtttggctGGAAGGGCCCTGCAGTGACTGTCTCCTGCAGCTTGGACAAACAGCTGAGAGAATCTGTCAGCCTGAAAACTGAGGGCTTGTTGGCAAAGCAGCAATTCCAGGGGGCCATTCCTGACCCTGCTGGTTCAGGGGCTCTGGGAACAGTTTGTTGTTCTTTCTCTTGTTTTAGAGCCCATTATTAAACCTGTGAAAACCAAGAAGTTCTCCCTGATGGAGCAGACGCTGCCAGTCACTGTCTACGAGATGGAGtgagtgtggggctgggggaggcagaTTTGGGGGCTCTGGCTTGGTGTCTTACTGACTCCAGCACAGACCTGAGAGCAGCCAATTCCCAGATTCTGAACCCAAAACAAGAAGAAGTGCATGACCATTTCACAGACATTCTCcctccccaccagcagcacagggtaGGGTTGAACTCCAAAGGGGAATCTCACCTCAGGGACTGAGATCAAGCTCCACAGCAACAGCTGGTGGCTCAGGAAATGTtcttggaatggtttgggttgcaagAGACCTTAAAACCTGCCCAGTCCCATCCTTTCtatgagcagggacaccttccactatcccagggtgctccaaggccttggacactgccaggggtggagcagccacagcttctgtggcCAACCTGTTAAATATCCACATGGTGAATGTGTAGCACACATAATATTGGGACATTCTGGGTTGATCCCAGTCTCAGATTAGGTCCCATCTATTGCAGTTTCCATAGGGaatttttgtgctgctgggtgAGTGCCAAGTGCTGTGCagtcagcagctgtgctgggtgggtCTATTGGTTGTGTCCCAAAGCAGCTTCTTGgacaccagggctgggagaaaacctcctgggaaaaatccaaatGCATTTCAAATTGGAGATGTAATATCTCAAATGAGTTTTCTGTGGAATAAGAAccatgctttgctttttctggtAGAAGTCTGATGTTGGAGCAGTGTTTGCATTGTGGTGGGCAGAGGGTCTGTGTCCCTGTATGTGCAATGTCTGTGTGTTGTCTCTCTTTGGGATGAGCAGATGGAGCTATGGGAGTCTCCTGGGGCTCATCTCTCCACTCACCACTTTGTGGCCTGTCAGGGCTTTTCCCAGTTTTAAATGTTCATCTCCAGGTGTgggtgccagcactgctgtggctgagcagcaattccctggtgctgggcagtgcctctgcctggcaccagcaccTCGTGTTTTCCAGGGGGGACAGCttgttcctggagctgctgttcacTCAGGGTCCctcagctgcccagggctgtgcttggtGCCTGGGGGgttcagcagagctggagcagagcccaggagctgctggggctggtttttCTCAGCCCTTGTTCTGGCTCAGTCCCTGACCTGGGctctgcattatccaccactTCCCTGATCCCTGTATGCTCTGCTCATTCCATTTGGAATTAATTCATTTTACTCCTATTTGTTGATACAAATGGTTAGGATGGGCCAATTCCTTGTGGGCTGTAGCCAGAAACCTACAAGCATGCTATTGATTTCCCATTTAGCCTTATTTTCAGACCAATTAGGAAGGTTTTAATCGGGGTTAGTATTGATTGCTGTATTTTTTAGCTCTTAATCAAAACGTTTTACATTTTCACTGTTGCATCAGTGAAAATTTAATCTGTTTAAAAAGGAAGTTATTTGACAGCACTTATTCTCTGCAGGCCTCTGGCAGAGGCTCCATGTTTTATAGCCTCCCATTATTTTTTAGGGGTGGTAATTTAGGATCTCAATTATCTTTTGGCCAGCATCCATCCAGAAGTGACCAGCTCATCAttacccagctcagctgctgattTGAAATAGACTTAATTCCTTGAGTCTCTGGAATGTCACTGTTTTAAGACttgaaaatcagaattaattGTCTGTGGAGCCCCTGGCTGCTTTCAAAGCTCCATGGGGTGCTTGTTATCCAGCACCACGATTTACCTACCTGCCTTGGTTTGAGTGCGAGTGCTTCATCTTCTGAGTACATGGATGTGATTTTTGATCCAGCACTGActagaagagaagaaaaatattcaataatATTCCATTGCTGGCAGCTTTACCAGCTCCATGTCCTCCCACCCACTGCCATCTGGCTGGGACTCCAACTCTCTTGTCCTCCCCATCTGGAAAGTGGGATTCTTCCTCCGCAGGGCATTGGCAGAATAAAAGTTTGGCAAGGATTCAGGGGGCACCTTGGATAGAAAATGTAGCTAAAAAGCAGCACCTGCTTTTCTTAAACACAGCAGAAGCCTCCAACAgccttttgtgttttgttgctgCAGTTTCCTGGCAGATCTGATGGACAACTCGGAGCTGATCCGGAATGTGACTCTGTGTGGGCACCTGCACCATGGCAAGGTACTGTGAGTATCCAGGAGGAGTGGTGGTGACCTGTCTGGTTGCTTTGCCAGCCCGCCTGGCCcctgcttctctgcagcagcacctcctgctcatGCACTTATTTGTAGAATTCAAggatgggttgggttggaaggacctcaaagcccatccagtcccacacctgtcacaggcagggacaccttccactatcccaaggTGTTTCaagtccagcctggccttggacattcccagggacccaagggcagccacagcttctctgagcagccaccctcacagggaggaattccttcccaatatcccatctagctctgctttcctccagcctgaggccattcccccttgtcatGGCACTACGTTTCCCTGTGAAATTTGTAGATATTTGTGTAGGTTAAATTTGTAGGTTTTACAATAACCTGCTCAGcgtgctctgtgctgctgctggagggatgGGGTTGTGTTGTGTCTATCTGAAGGGATatctctgctcttttccagaCGTGTTTTGTTGACTGCCTGATAGAACAGACACACCCGGAGATCCGGAAGCGCTACGATCAGGATGTGAGTGAGctgctgggaattcctgccctgGAGAGCAGGGGGTGGCTTTACACCCTCCAGGAGGGCGACAGTGCATGGGGACAAGGTGGTTCAGAGACTGGAATGTAGGATTGGGGTGCCAGAGTTCAGTCCTAGTTCTCCTCCTGTCCCTTACTTGTTACCTTAGTGATGTGTCAGGTACTGTATCCCGCTTCAAACTGAATATCTGATACCAAAATGTGAgactgatttttgttttgcctttgcAGCTCTGCTACACAGATATATTGttcacagagcaggaggtgagTGGTCTTGTAGTGATTTTATCCAGTTGTCTCATGCTTTACTCACGGTTGTTGTAGGCAGTTTCCTTGTCCATTTTAGTGTCTTTCTGTGCCTTCCACattttggttattttctttctcaataaAACAATCTGCTCCTCTTGTTTGCCTCAGGAAGATTCCTGATCTAACTTCCTTCCCTCATCTCAAATCATGTATGATTTTATAAGCTGTGTAATGTTAAATCAACAGCAGAGTCACCCCTGTCTGGGGGTAATTCTCACTTTTCtttgagagaaaaaggaggaaggggtTTGCAGCAGTGGTAAAATCttacttcaaaataaatacattttttcttgatttccttAGCTCTGATTCCATGTGGTTGGGCATGAGTTGGAATGTTATTTTGTCTCATGACCAGAACAATCCTTTgaagcatttttgttttctcctgtcACTGTTCTACTTTATACTCTATGTGATCAAATCTCGTGCTTTGAGGTGTAACTTGGTGGCAGCAGAGGGTGAAAGCACAAACAAACACCCACATTTTGTCTTAGGTATTGCCTGTAGTACCTTCTCAGCTGAAATCAGGTGTGGAGGGTGCAGTAGTGGCTCACCAGTCTGACCAGTACAgatgggagagctgggctgggtaCTTTGGTGATCTGAGGTTATTACTCTCTTCCAGGATGAATGTTTAATTCTTTCcatctttctgatttttccttgATCTTCTGCATCTGTATGTGGTGATCCTTTTGTGTATTTCTCTTTACCTGTAAtcctgttttcctgtgtttcagagGGGGGTGGGGATCAAGAGCACCCCAGTGACGATTGTTCTCCCCGACACCAAAGGGAAATCTTTCCTCTTCAACATCATTGACACTCCAGGTGattctgcagtgctgaaaatCCTACTGTGGGAAGCATTTACCTTTGTTTTGTACTTTTTATAGCTGATTCCAGCCTAGTCCTGAGCCTTCAGCTGGGTTCATTCCTGCAGTACTGACCCATAATCacccaggatggtttggggtgaagggaccttaaagtccatctagttccaaccccctgccatgggctgggacaagTCAGGCTCATGTTTTTGATTAGCTGGCCTGATTGGGGGCTGGTGAGACTAAAGAGGTGTTTCACTCAAGTAGCACAGGTAGAGTTTCCTTTCCCAGGTATTGCCATGTGCAGGGGGACCCTGCTTTGCTTAAATGTTGTTGCCCCCCAGTGAGACTCAGCAAATTCCTCAGGCCTCTGACAGGCTGTTGTGGATCACAGATCAACTTGGAAGAAACTTTAGGGAAGAAGGTCTTGGGACACATCTGCTGAGCTACAGCTCAGGATGAGAGAGGTtagagcagaggaggaggctTGAGGGGGGAGGCATCTGTTGTCTTTGAGAAGAAatctccctccttttccccaagtacttgcacagagctgtgagaaAAACAGTCCCAAGTGTGAGGAAGAGTGCCTGTTAAACAAGTTGTGTGCATTCTCCAAAGTCATCATTAGAGCTGAGGCTGAATCCCcatgggcagctctggcagctgctcccaggtcCCCGTCTGAGGAGGAACCATCTCCATTCTGCCTCTCAGCAACAGAGCAATCTGCAGAGCCCCACAGCTTCCcagcctgtgtgctgctgctgcaccagggCTCACTGTGCTGCTCACTGCCCCCCTTTGTGTGCCTTTTGAAGGTCATGTGAATTTTTCTGACGAGGTGACAGCCGGCCTTCGCATCTCGGATGGCGTCGTGCTCTTCATCGACGCGGCCGAGGGGGTGAGTGCCACCTTCCCTGGGGCCTACACCCCTCCCTCTGGAGTAGTCTGTGCTCCTGCCTTAGCAAGAAGGCCTGGGTGGGTTCAGCTTTCTGGGGTGAAGGGTTTTTGGAGGACAGTTTGGGAAACCAGGGTGTTTTCCATCTGAACAGGCAGCCAAgcctctggctgctgtgcccagcctgctgTGATGCTGTGGCCTGTAGACTGATTGTCTGACTTGTGTACATCTCCATCCTCATGATACCTAAAACTGAGCAGGTTATTTATGTCAGAGATGTCCACAGGGTTGGATTCAAGGAATTTGGTTGAGTTAGCACCTATTTCTGGATTTCAGGAGGATTAGCTGATTGCTGGTTGCTGAGCTTGGgcttttctccagcctggcagcagagtGAGGGTCACTGGCTGGCTCTCATGCCCCAGCTGGCATTTTGTGGAGGCTTTCCTGGGGCTCTGAGCTcgctgctccctgcaggtgaTGCTGAACACGGAGAGGCTGATCAAGCACGCGGtgcaggagaggctggcagTGACTGTGTGCATCAACAAGATTGACAGACTCATCCTGGAGTTGAAACTGCCCCCCACAGACGCTTATTACAAACTCAGACACATTGTAGACGAAGTTAATGGTCTGATCAGGTGAGGGTGCTTGTGGTGATGCATTCCTAGAGcttgctgtccctgtcccatggcTCTCTGTGAGCCCTGCATGTGCCTGAAAAATCATCAGTTTGTCTCTTGATGTGTTGGGTTATAGAAAATGGGCCAGGAAGATCATCTCAGCTCATACATTGAGTTAAGCAGGATTGGCTCTTCCTGGCAAACTCcaggagattttattttccctgccccatttcatttttcctccattAAAAAGTAGAGAAAGTGGACATATGACCAGAGCAGGGAATTTGTGCTCCCAAATGTCTCAAATGAAATTATCCCGGTTGTATCTCAAATTGGAGGTTGACATGTCTCA belongs to Oenanthe melanoleuca isolate GR-GAL-2019-014 chromosome 27, OMel1.0, whole genome shotgun sequence and includes:
- the CCDC103 gene encoding coiled-coil domain-containing protein 103 translates to MDPGMDPAMDPGMDPAGALPALQRELRAALAEDERRQREGEAKLRALRQGVPDYGQFREIVLASHLKPLEKKDRLGQRRNVLWNPCAAPAKAAPTRTVEIPQELEQLPRTAAEFHRDWRRCFQSGTEKYQFLLELGGEALGRIFQADVGFGLLGEFLTVLAEHICPGDRRAILQVLQSLAGTGRFGLNVALLSQAEKESSQDLFRKLQSRDCQAAGQPGSPASCEAGRETHAMETHLEKETEEERMVVELMKCYQVS